Proteins found in one Zea mays cultivar B73 chromosome 1, Zm-B73-REFERENCE-NAM-5.0, whole genome shotgun sequence genomic segment:
- the LOC100280603 gene encoding Protein Asterix: MKDGTSSGGGAFAAGSDPRQPSTAKPYAPPKLSPQDLPIDYAGFLAVAFGVLGVMLRYKVCSWIAIIFCAQSLANMKNFENDLKQLSMAFMFAVMGLVTNYFGPARPGSTKR, translated from the exons ATGAAGGACGGAACGTCGTCGGGGGGAGGGGCGTTCGCTGCGGGCAGCGATCCAAGGCAGCCGTCGACGGCGAAGCCATACGCGCCGCCGAAGCTGTCGCCCCAGGACCTACCCATCGACTATGCAGGCTTCCTCGCCGTCGCCTTCGGCGTCCTCGGCGTCATGCTCCGC TACAAGGTGTGCTCGTGGATCGCAATCATCTTCTGCGCTCAGTCGTTGGCAAACATGAAGAACTTTGAGAACGATCTGAAGCAGCTTTCTATGGCCTTCAT GTTTGCTGTTATGGGTCTGGTGACGAACTATTTTGGCCCCGCTCGTCCAGGCAGTACAAAGCGCTAA